From one Gadus morhua chromosome 8, gadMor3.0, whole genome shotgun sequence genomic stretch:
- the exoc3 gene encoding exocyst complex component 3 produces MEETNREAEATAVQRVAGMLQRSDQLDKVEQYRRREARKKASVEARLKAAIQSQLDGVRTGLTQLHNALVDVKDIQGSLADVSKDWRQSINTIESLKDVKDAVVQHSQLASAVENLKNIFSVPEIVEETKHLIEQAELLKAHRKLMDLEFSRDDLMYEQYRMDSKNTSDMSLIRIYFEDVQSLSDELAKQLWMVLQRSMGTVRRDPTMLVSVVRIIEREEKIDRRMTDRNKQTGFIPPGRPKQWKENMFKVLESTVSTRIEGTQSETRESDKMWLVRLLELTRKYVLDDLIVVQNLMTQCFPPHYNTFHRFFCLYHRGVSARVQELASEDLEANEIVSLLTWVLNTYKSEEMMGHPDLRSECDVNHLEPLLPQDVVDELLSKYVQTFTSNITGWLRKALETDKKDWQKDTEPEADQDGYYQTTLPAIVFQMFEQNLQVAAQINEGFKEQVLKLCLKQMNTFLIRYKEEAIAYKEDHLRDRQLPQCYIQYMIAIINNCQTFKESINSLKRKYSQSSEPTASDANIEKTLNEVAKEGCQFLLDEVFLDLELHLNELLTRKWLLGSHAVDTICVTVEDYFNDFNKIKKPFNLEMSGEAHRRVVVEYIKAVMQKRITFRNAEERREGADRMMKEAEQFKFLFRKLTAGEDTDRLCDSIAAIAEVFKLTDPTLLYLEVSTLVSKYPDIREEHIVALLAVRGDATRDMRQTIIETLSQSKPAYMGIMQPIFKDITVPSMTMTSMTSMATAKLLK; encoded by the exons ATGGAGGAGACGAACCGCGAGGCGGAGGCCACGGCGGTGCAGCGCGTGGCCGGGATGCTGCAGCGGTCGGACCAGCTGGACAAGGTGGAGCAGTACCGACGCAGAGAGGCCCGCAAGAAGGCCTCCGTGGAGGCCCGGCTGAAG gcggcCATCCAGTCCCAGCTGGACGGGGTGCGCACCGGGCTCACCCAGCTTCACAACGCCCTGGTGGACGTCAAAGACATCCAGGGCTCGCTGGCCGACGTCAGCAAGGACTGGAGGCAGAGCATCAACACCATCGAGAGCCTGAAGGACGTGAAGGACGCCGTGGTGCAGCACAGCCAGCTGGCGTCTGCCGTGGAGAACCTCAAGAACATCTTCTCTG TACCTGAGATAGTGGAGGAGACCAAGCATCTGATCGAGCAGGCAGAGCTACTGAAGGCCCACCGCAAGCTGATGGACCTGGAGTTCTCCCGCGACGACCTGATGTACGAGCAGTACCGCATGGACAGCAAGAACACCAGCGACATGAGCCTCATCCGCATCTACTTCGAAGAC GTGCAGTCCCTCTCTGACGAGCTGGCCAAGCAGCTGTGGATGGTCCTGCAGCGCTCCATGGGCACGGTGCGCCGGGACCCCACCATGCTGGTGTCGGTGGTCCGCATCATCGAGCGCGAGGAGAAGATCGACCGGCGCATGACGGACCGCAACAAGCAGACGGGCTTCATCCCCCCCGGACGGCCCAAGCAGTGGAAGGAGAACATGTTCAAG GTGTTGGAGAGCACGGTGAGCACGCGCATCGAGGGCACCCAGTCGGAGACGCGCGAGTCGGACAAGATGTGGCTGGTCCGTCTGCTGGAGCTGACCCGCAAGTACGTCCTGGACGACCTCATCGTGGTGCAGAACCTCATGACCCAGTGCTTCCCGCCGCACTACAACACCTTCCACAG GTTCTTCTGCCTCTACCACCGGGGGGTGTCTGCTCGTGTCCAGGAGCTGGCGTCTGAGGACCTGGAGGCCAATGAGATCGTCTCACTGCTGACCTGGGTGCTCAACACCTATAAGAG CGAGGAGATGATGGGCCACCCCGACCTGCGCTCCGAGTGTGACGTGAACCACCTGGAGCCGCTGCTGCCTCAGGACGTGGTCGACGAGCTGCTCAGCAAATACGTGCAGACCTTCACC TCTAATATAACTGGCTGGCTGCGCAAGGCTCTGGAAACGGACAAGAAGGACTGGCAGAAGGACACGGAACCAGAGGCAGACCAAGACGGATACTACCAGACCACGCTGCCGGCCATCGTCTTCCAG atgTTTGAGCAGAACCTGCAGGTGGCAGCCCAGATCAACGAAGGCTTCAAAGAGCAGGTTCTGAAGCTGTGCCTCAAACAGATGAACACCTTCCTCATCAG GTATAAAGAGGAGGCCATTGCCTACAAGGAGGATCACCTGCGAGACCGACAGCTGCCTCAGTGCTACATCCAGTACATGATCGCCATCATCAACAACTGCCAGACGTTCAA agagtccatcaacagtCTGAAGAGGAAGTACTCCCAGTCCTCTGAGCCCACCGCTAGCGACGCTAACATAGAGAAGACCCTGAACGAGGTGGCCAAAGAAGGTTGCCAGTTCCTATTGGACGAGGTGTTCCTAGATCTGGAG CTCCACCTCAACGAGCTGCTGACCAGGAAGTGGCTGCTGGGCTCCCACGCCGTCGACACCATCTGCGTGACCGTGGAGGACTACTTCAACGACTTCAACAAGATCAAGAAACCCTTCAACCTG GAGATGAGCGGCGAGGCCCACCGCAGGGTAGTGGTGGAGTACATCAAGGCGGTGATGCAGAAGAGGATCACCTTCAGGAACGCCGAGGAGCGGCGGGAAGGGGCCGACCGCATGATGAAGGAGGCGGAGCAGTTCAAGTTCCTCTTCAGGAAGCTCACCGCG GGAGAGGACACAGACCGGCTGTGTGACTCCATCGCTGCCATCGCGGAGGTCTTCAAGCTGACGGACCCCACGCTGCTCTACCTGGAGGTCTCTACGCTGGTGTCCAAGTACCCCGACATCAg ggaggagCACATCGTGGCCCTGCTGGCGGTGCGGGGCGACGCCACCAGGGACATGCGTCAGACGATCATCGAGACCCTGAGCCAGAGCAAGCCGGCCTACATGGGCATCATGCAGCCCATCTTCAAAGACATCACCGTGCCCTCAATGACCATGACCTCCATGACCTCCATGGCTACGGCCAAGCTGCTCAAATGA
- the dnajb6a gene encoding dnaJ homolog subfamily B member 6a isoform X1 has product MVEYYQILGVRRESSAEDIKKAYRKLALKWHPDKNPENKDEAERKFKELSEAYEVLSDANKRNLYDRYGKEGLTNGSGGGSSYHNGGHFHENFTFRNPEDVFREFFGGADPFAEFFGGDPFANDPFFGGGRRHPHSRVSRSRTGGPFFGGFGGFPPFGAGFSPFDPGFGSFGALNSMGHMSTMGSLGGGGFTSFSSSSFGGGGGGGGGGMGSFRSVSSSTKFINGRKITTKRIMENGQERVEVEEDGQLRSLTINGKDSNPAVPALDGGAGRHTYPHMSSSSSSSSSSYSSSLPPSQQHTQSPPASKRADSHREAQGSGADHTDLKRKRNCTVEDTARKRRS; this is encoded by the exons ATGGTGGAATATTACCAGATACTAGGTGTTCGGAGAGAGAGTTCTGCCGAAGACATCAAAAAAGC TTACAGAAAACTGGCCCTGAAGTGGCACCCCGACAAAAACCCAGAGAATAAGGACGAGGCGGAGAGGAAGTTCAAGGAGCTCTCTGAGGCGTATGAAGTCCTGTCAGATG CAAACAAGAGGAACCTATACGACCGCTATGGCAAAGAAGGGTTGACAAACGGAAGTGGTGGAG GCAGCAGTTACCACAACGGAGGCCACTTCCATGAAAACTTCACCTTCCGGAACCCGGAGGATGTGTTCAGGGAGTTCTTCGGGGGAGCCGACCCGTTTGCGGAATTCTTTG GCGGCGACCCGTTCGCCAACGACCCGTTCTTCGGCGGCGGCCGGCGGCACCCCCACAGCCGCGTGAGCCGCAGCCGGACGGGCGGCCCCTTCTTCGGAGGGTTCGGCGGCTTCCCGCCGTTCGGCGCCGGCTTCTCGCCGTTTGACCCAG GCTTCGGTTCCTTCGGCGCGCTGAACTCCATGGGTCATATGAGCACCATGGGCAGCCTAGGGGGCGGCGgcttcacctccttctcctcctcctccttcggcggcggcggtggcggcggcggcggcggcatggGCAGCTTccgctccgtctcctcctccaccaagtTCATCAACGGCAGGAAGATCACCactaagag AATCATGGAGAACGGGCAGGAGCgagttgaggtggaggaggacggtCAGCTCCGCTCGCTCACCATTAATG GTAAAGACAGCAACCCAGCCGTCCCCGCCCTGGATGGCGGAGCCGGCAGGCATACGTACCCCcacatgtcctcctcctcctcctcctcctcctcctcctactcctcctccctccccccgtcccaaCAGCACACCCAGAGCCCCCCCGCCTCCAAACGGGCAGACTCACACAGAGAGGCCCAGGGCTCAGGAGCAG
- the LOC115548383 gene encoding stress-associated endoplasmic reticulum protein 1, which produces MVAKQRIRMANEKHSKNITQRGNVAKSSRGTQDEKVAVGPWLLALFIFVVCGSAIFQIIQSIRMGM; this is translated from the exons ATGGTGGCGAAGCAGAGAATCCGAATGGCCAACGAAAAACACAGCAAAAACATCACGCAGAGGGGGAACGTCGCCAAATCATCG AGGGGGACCCAAGATGAGAAGGTGGCGGTGGGACCCTGGCTTCTGGCTCTCTTCATCTTTGTTGTGTGTGGCTCTG CTATCTTCCAGATCATCCAAAGTATCAGGATGGGGATGTAA
- the dnajb6a gene encoding dnaJ homolog subfamily B member 6a isoform X2: MVEYYQILGVRRESSAEDIKKAYRKLALKWHPDKNPENKDEAERKFKELSEAYEVLSDANKRNLYDRYGKEGLTNGSGGGSSYHNGGHFHENFTFRNPEDVFREFFGGADPFAEFFGGDPFANDPFFGGGRRHPHSRVSRSRTGGPFFGGFGGFPPFGAGFSPFDPGFGSFGALNSMGHMSTMGSLGGGGFTSFSSSSFGGGGGGGGGGMGSFRSVSSSTKFINGRKITTKRIMENGQERVEVEEDGQLRSLTINGKEQHLRLDNK; encoded by the exons ATGGTGGAATATTACCAGATACTAGGTGTTCGGAGAGAGAGTTCTGCCGAAGACATCAAAAAAGC TTACAGAAAACTGGCCCTGAAGTGGCACCCCGACAAAAACCCAGAGAATAAGGACGAGGCGGAGAGGAAGTTCAAGGAGCTCTCTGAGGCGTATGAAGTCCTGTCAGATG CAAACAAGAGGAACCTATACGACCGCTATGGCAAAGAAGGGTTGACAAACGGAAGTGGTGGAG GCAGCAGTTACCACAACGGAGGCCACTTCCATGAAAACTTCACCTTCCGGAACCCGGAGGATGTGTTCAGGGAGTTCTTCGGGGGAGCCGACCCGTTTGCGGAATTCTTTG GCGGCGACCCGTTCGCCAACGACCCGTTCTTCGGCGGCGGCCGGCGGCACCCCCACAGCCGCGTGAGCCGCAGCCGGACGGGCGGCCCCTTCTTCGGAGGGTTCGGCGGCTTCCCGCCGTTCGGCGCCGGCTTCTCGCCGTTTGACCCAG GCTTCGGTTCCTTCGGCGCGCTGAACTCCATGGGTCATATGAGCACCATGGGCAGCCTAGGGGGCGGCGgcttcacctccttctcctcctcctccttcggcggcggcggtggcggcggcggcggcggcatggGCAGCTTccgctccgtctcctcctccaccaagtTCATCAACGGCAGGAAGATCACCactaagag AATCATGGAGAACGGGCAGGAGCgagttgaggtggaggaggacggtCAGCTCCGCTCGCTCACCATTAATGGTAAGGAACAGCACCTGAGACTGGATAACAAGtaa